From a single Planococcus shenhongbingii genomic region:
- a CDS encoding NAD(P)H-dependent glycerol-3-phosphate dehydrogenase encodes MEKVSVFGAGSWGTALSYVLTQNGHDLLLWTHRLEQAEEINGHTNNRYLKGIQLPENLKATNDLQQTVNHSEIFVLAVPTKAIREVCAQIKGNLTKKALFIHVSKGIEPDSLKRISEMIREEIPEQWIEDVVVLSGPSHAEEVVIEHPTTVTAACENTASAERVQDLFMNHYFRVYTNTDVIGVEIGGALKNIIALAVGITDGLGYGDNAKAALMTRGLAEIARLGVKMGATPLTFSGLSGVGDLIVTCTSVHSRNWRAGNMLGKGKTIDEVLEEMGMVVEGIRTTKAAYQLSKKYDVPMPITSALYAVLFEGVSTTEAVDILMGRMKKNEMEDLINLL; translated from the coding sequence ATGGAAAAAGTATCTGTTTTTGGGGCTGGGAGCTGGGGGACTGCTTTGAGTTATGTTTTGACTCAAAATGGCCATGACCTTTTGCTTTGGACCCATCGTTTAGAACAGGCTGAGGAAATCAATGGCCATACGAACAATCGGTACTTAAAAGGCATCCAATTGCCGGAAAACCTGAAAGCTACAAACGACTTGCAGCAAACCGTCAATCATTCAGAAATATTTGTGTTAGCAGTTCCCACAAAAGCAATAAGGGAAGTCTGTGCACAAATTAAAGGGAATTTGACGAAAAAAGCATTGTTCATCCATGTCTCCAAAGGCATTGAGCCGGATTCGCTGAAACGGATCAGTGAAATGATCCGCGAAGAAATTCCAGAGCAATGGATAGAAGATGTAGTGGTGTTATCGGGGCCAAGCCATGCAGAAGAAGTGGTAATTGAACATCCGACTACTGTGACCGCAGCCTGTGAAAATACGGCTTCTGCTGAGCGGGTCCAGGATCTGTTCATGAATCATTATTTCCGCGTCTACACGAATACAGATGTAATCGGGGTAGAAATCGGCGGAGCTTTGAAAAACATTATTGCGTTAGCTGTTGGCATAACTGACGGCCTTGGCTATGGAGATAATGCCAAAGCTGCTCTGATGACCCGTGGGCTTGCTGAAATCGCGCGGCTGGGTGTCAAGATGGGGGCCACGCCTTTGACGTTCTCCGGCCTCTCAGGCGTTGGAGATTTGATTGTCACATGCACCAGTGTCCATTCGCGAAACTGGCGTGCCGGCAATATGCTAGGAAAAGGCAAGACCATTGATGAAGTGCTTGAAGAAATGGGGATGGTTGTCGAAGGCATCCGTACCACAAAAGCCGCTTATCAATTGTCAAAAAAATACGATGTCCCTATGCCGATCACGTCAGCTTTGTATGCCGTTTTATTTGAAGGTGTATCAACTACGGAAGCGGTTGACATCCTAATGGGGCGTATGAAGAAAAACGAAATGGAAGACCTTATCAACTTACTTTAA
- the der gene encoding ribosome biogenesis GTPase Der: MSKPVVAIVGRPNVGKSTIFNRVVGERVSIVEDIPGVTRDRIYSSADWLTHEFNIIDTGGIDLRDEPFLEQIRQQAEIAMDEADVIIFLVNGRDGVTAQDEQVAKILYRTKKPVILAVNKIDNPDMRHMIYDFYTLGMGEPFPISGSHGLGLGDLLDEVAKNFPQEDGEEYPDDVIKFSLIGRPNVGKSSLVNSFLGEERVIVSDLAGTTRDAIDTEYEYDGQPYVIIDTAGMRKKGKVYETTEKYSVLRALRAIERSDVVLVVLNAEEGIQEQDKKIAGYAHEAGKGVIIVVNKWDAVEKDEKTMNVMTRKIREHFLFLDYAPIMFVSAISGKRVHNILEIVNRVNDNHSRRIQSSILNEVIEDAVAMNPAPTDKGRRLRVYYATQVAIQPPTFVVFVNEPELMHFSYERFLQNRIRESFDFEGTPLRLITRART; this comes from the coding sequence AACCGGTAGTAGCAATTGTTGGCCGGCCGAATGTTGGGAAGTCCACGATTTTTAATCGCGTGGTCGGAGAGCGTGTATCCATCGTGGAAGATATTCCAGGAGTTACACGTGACCGCATCTATAGTTCGGCAGATTGGCTGACGCATGAATTCAATATCATCGATACAGGCGGCATCGATTTAAGAGACGAGCCGTTTCTAGAACAAATCCGCCAGCAAGCGGAAATCGCAATGGACGAAGCGGATGTCATTATCTTTCTCGTTAACGGGCGTGACGGAGTCACAGCTCAAGACGAACAAGTAGCTAAAATTTTATACCGGACTAAAAAGCCGGTCATTTTAGCAGTCAATAAAATCGATAATCCTGATATGCGCCATATGATTTATGATTTTTACACATTAGGAATGGGAGAGCCTTTCCCGATTTCTGGTTCCCACGGACTGGGTTTAGGAGATCTTCTTGATGAAGTTGCAAAGAATTTCCCGCAAGAAGATGGGGAAGAATATCCAGATGACGTCATTAAATTCTCATTGATTGGCCGCCCGAATGTCGGTAAATCATCTCTTGTCAATTCGTTTTTAGGGGAAGAACGCGTAATCGTCAGCGATCTTGCTGGAACAACCCGAGACGCAATCGATACGGAGTATGAGTACGACGGACAGCCTTATGTCATTATCGATACAGCAGGAATGCGCAAAAAAGGGAAAGTCTATGAGACCACTGAAAAATACAGCGTGCTTCGTGCACTTCGGGCAATTGAACGCTCAGACGTTGTTTTGGTTGTTTTGAATGCTGAAGAAGGCATTCAAGAACAAGACAAGAAAATCGCTGGATATGCACATGAAGCAGGAAAAGGTGTCATCATTGTTGTGAATAAATGGGATGCAGTTGAAAAAGACGAAAAAACCATGAACGTCATGACGAGAAAAATCCGTGAGCATTTCTTATTCTTGGACTATGCACCAATCATGTTTGTGTCGGCAATAAGCGGAAAACGCGTCCATAATATTCTGGAAATCGTCAACCGGGTAAATGACAACCATTCGAGACGGATCCAATCGAGTATTTTGAACGAGGTTATTGAAGATGCAGTGGCGATGAATCCTGCTCCAACGGATAAAGGCCGCAGACTGCGTGTTTACTACGCAACGCAAGTGGCTATACAGCCCCCAACTTTTGTGGTGTTTGTCAATGAACCTGAGCTTATGCACTTTAGTTATGAACGATTTTTACAAAATCGGATCCGTGAAAGCTTTGACTTTGAAGGAACACCGCTCCGGCTGATTACTCGCGCCCGGACATAA